A region from the Flavobacterium enshiense genome encodes:
- a CDS encoding phosphatase PAP2 family protein, which translates to MEKIIHLDKQLFVLLNGLGSVSYDGFWLLITKQFHWAPVFLFVFYLLYKKVGWKHLLLILVSIAVMITFTDQFINLIKNNVQRLRPCNDLEIKDMIRIVKSSSSFSYFSGHAGNSMASTVFVFLILRKYYKYAFLLFLFPLIFAYSRIYLGLHFPGDILSGYLFGIIAGFGFSKLYIIFRNKYFPENI; encoded by the coding sequence TTGGAAAAAATTATTCATTTAGACAAACAATTGTTTGTTCTCCTAAACGGCCTGGGTTCAGTTTCATACGATGGGTTTTGGTTACTGATCACCAAACAATTTCATTGGGCGCCTGTTTTTCTCTTTGTTTTTTATCTGTTGTATAAGAAAGTGGGGTGGAAGCATTTGCTTTTGATACTTGTGTCCATCGCAGTCATGATTACGTTCACCGATCAGTTTATCAATCTGATAAAAAACAACGTGCAGCGATTACGTCCGTGCAACGATTTGGAAATAAAAGATATGATCCGAATTGTAAAGTCGAGCAGTTCTTTCAGTTATTTTTCAGGTCACGCAGGCAATTCCATGGCATCAACCGTATTTGTGTTTTTGATTTTGAGAAAATATTACAAGTACGCTTTCTTGTTGTTTTTGTTCCCGCTGATATTTGCCTATAGTCGAATTTATCTTGGTTTGCACTTTCCAGGTGATATCCTTTCTGGATATTTATTTGGGATTATAGCCGGCTTTGGATTCTCAAAATTGTATATCATTTTTAGGAATAAATATTTTCCGGAAAACATATAA
- a CDS encoding Sec-independent protein translocase subunit TatA/TatB: MFGIGGGEIFFIILVALMLFGSDKVPDIARTLGKGMAQLKNATNDIKNEIQKSAEANGLNDLNDLNPMKQLDLTSDITKEIDKAKEDIEDMTGPIKRQM; encoded by the coding sequence ATGTTCGGAATAGGAGGAGGAGAAATATTCTTCATTATATTGGTGGCCTTGATGCTGTTCGGATCCGATAAGGTTCCGGATATCGCACGTACTTTGGGTAAAGGTATGGCACAACTTAAAAATGCGACCAATGATATCAAAAACGAAATTCAGAAAAGTGCCGAAGCCAACGGTTTGAATGATTTAAACGATTTGAATCCGATGAAACAATTGGATCTGACTTCTGATATTACCAAAGAAATCGACAAGGCGAAAGAAGACATCGAAGATATGACCGGACCGATTAAAAGACAGATGTAA